In one window of Aedes albopictus strain Foshan unplaced genomic scaffold, AalbF5 HiC_scaffold_173, whole genome shotgun sequence DNA:
- the LOC109424682 gene encoding serine/threonine-protein kinase Wnk isoform X1 (The sequence of the model RefSeq protein was modified relative to this genomic sequence to represent the inferred CDS: added 159 bases not found in genome assembly), which translates to MIQSRIMTQMLCCGFHFLMEMLPRLHALLNCCHCQSNSAQPAPSVNSHDTPQSTRTSANPNNNNRLRRLRSASTQSSSATNLNSINNNSNSNQNSGSGANLNNSRHPPNRHRTSGATGTSPAANTGGIISRLVDSSSHAAASAATTTTTTGSNNNRGSPGEKKPPLSTSAAAASNNNNNGKNDNDKMDERRQSQPKTPTKGPQRESTPVRKKPIIHGGGGGGSTDQQQPPPSSRSDSVEDPESPRKRSPPVGDSEPPGGGEPPSSPDKEGLRPDMEPKPRTKALTNDSGIDGEHPPHATDDELLEENHRDELSGPVVERRRLNSAMETSTTDGGSLLRKRLDSCESDSSLGRSNLRFIRKSLENTLAVAYSKNFIDNDTIETEYPRNYDDNIELLSREAENLAMQFKPSEEKLVQYGPIFDLEKFEEQRKQQKKEDDEDEAIGISPCGRFLKYDKEVGRGSFKTVYRGLDTQTGVAVAWCELLDKKVNKIERARFREEAEMLKKLQHPNIVRFYNYWESPPTAGNKKKNIVLVTELMLSGTLKSYLRRFKKINPKVLKSWCRQILKGLHFLHSRAPPIIHRDLKCDNIFITGTTGSVKIGDLGLATLKNRSFAKSVIGTPEFMAPEMYEEHYDEAVDVYAFGMCMLEMATSEYPYNECNTPAQIYKKVTSGIKPASLDKVENPEVKEIIERCIHDKKEGRPTCKELLNCEFFCEDIGVRLEPISKESFIANPDSTRMEFRLRIMDPKKRVNKHKENEAIQFDFDTKVDDADEIASEMHKSGILMEDDSKTVAKILKVQIQTLLKEKEERARQIQLEKETEALQKQAMLAQQMYASQQSQAESEGQPLELHVPQMVGGVPIPQLQQQVYYQPASLPTSQAQQIMYQQQMSAPVGNDQMMQNYQNQVGQFLNQQQVIQQQQQQQPQQQFLNQIPQMPPQMQQIPCSIPQQTQPIQQTTVVQAVQQPQPPQQVFIDAQQQQQYIQQMQQQQALIQQMQQQQIPIQQPQFVNQISQQQQQVIQQQMLQQQLLQQQQLQQQQQQMQQVSIQDQFPTLEQQLQAVLPIHSQQPPQQLPPQQQQHYQQTPPQQQQQPQQQPQMTHGQSLQAAQIQQQQQQMHIQQQIQEQMQLQQQQQQQQQQMVANGPQQIVQQSQPVQQQQPPQFVNQPVVNHVQQQQQQQPQQQQIPQQQVIQSPPPQQIQQQQIQQQQQQIQQQQQLQQQLQQQQQIQQQQQIQQQQQQQQLQQQAAIQQQLFQQQQLQQQQQQLPPSKPIEPQVPEPVRSESLPPMPTEVVQPAPPTQAQSLPIPTQPIPATTPAPVPATQSQSLPTPQPTQQLPPLDPAAAAQAAAIPKRLTNEGSKKRRNYRSTERNPKLQVLGFENNIVECEMENRPKTITFKFDANNVNPVEVAQDLVSKDLLTEAQSVVFIEMVRDILRQLKENPNQLPVASQCCRRNTEKRDETSSTGSNFXAHVRSDDHRSAGTGHRRIQHYEFIGFFVXXVXAXTRSHRR; encoded by the exons CAATTCAGCCCAACCAGCGCCGTCTGTAAACAGTCACGACACACCGCAGAGCACACGAACTTCGGCGAATCCCAACAACAACAATCGCCTGCGAAGACTGCGTTCTGCAAGTACTCAGTCGAGTTCGGCAACCAACTTGAACAgcatcaacaacaacagcaacagcaaccaAAACTCTGGCTCCGGTGCCAACTTGAACAACAGCCGGCATCCCCCTAATCGCCATCGGACATCAGGAGCCACCGGGACAAGCCCTGCAGCAAACACGGGTGGGATAATCTCAAGACTGGTCGACAGTAGTAGCCACGCAGCCGCATcagccgcgacgacgacgacgacaaccggAAGCAACAATAACCGTGGGTCACCGGGTGAGAAGAAACCGCCTCTCTCCACCTCTGCCGCCGCCGCctccaacaataacaacaacggcAAAAACGACAATGACAAGATGGATGAGAGAAGACAATCGCAACCGAAAACGCCAACCAAAGGCCCACAGCGTGAATCTACCCCCGTTCGGAAGAAGCCCATCATCcacggcggtggtggtggtggtagtaCCGATCAGCAGCAGCCGCCGCCCTCGTCACGGTCCGACAGTGTTGAAGATCCGGAGTCGCCCAGGAAAAGAAGTCCTCCCGTGGGGGATTCGGAACCACCGGGCGGCGGCGAGCCGCCGTCATCGCCGGATAAGGAGGGCCTTCGACCGGATATGGAACCGAAACCTCGAACCAAGGCACTTACCAACGATTCCGGGATAGACGGGGAACATCCTCCGCACGCCACCGACGACGAGCTGCTGGAGGAGAACCACCGGGACGAGTTGTCCGGGCCGGTTGTCGAGCGGAGACGGTTGAA TTCGGCGATGGAAACGAGCACCACGGACGGGGGCAGCCTGCTGCGCAAGCGGCTGGACTCGTGCGAATCGGACAGCTCGCTGGGCCGCTCCAATCTGCGCTTCATTCGCAAGAGTCTGGAAAACACGCTGGCCGTTGCTTACTCGAAGAACTTCATCGACAACGATACCATCGAGACGGAGTATCCGCGCAACTACGATGACAACATCGAGCTGCTGAGTCGCGAAGCGGAGAACCTGGCGATGCAGTTCAAACCGTCCGAGGAGAAACTGGTACAGTATGGGCCCATATTCGATTTAGAAAAGTTCGAGGAGCAGCGAAAGCAGCAGAAGAAGGAAGACGACGAGGACGAAGCGATCGGCATATCGCCGTGTGGTCGATTCCTGAAGTACGATAAGGAAGTTGGTAGAGGTTCGTTCAAGACGGTTTACCGTGGATTGGACACGCAGACCGGCGTGGCGGTGGCGTGGTGTGAGTTGTTG GACAAAAAAGTGAATAAAATCGAGCGCGCCCGGTTCCGCGAAGAGGCGGAAATGTTGAAAAAGCTGCAACATCCGAATATTGTGCGATTTTACAACTACTGGGAATCGCCACCGACCGCTGGCAACAAGAAAAAGAATATCGTTCTTGTGACGGAATTGATGCTTTCCGGCACCTTGAAATC CTACTTGCGTCGCTTCAAGAAGATCAACCCGAAAGTGCTCAAGTCCTGGTGCCGGCAGATTCTCAAGGGGTTGCACTTTCTGCACTCGCGTGCCCCGCCCATCATCCATCGTGATCTGAAATGTGATAATATATTTATAACCGGTACGACAGGGAGTGTGAAGATAGGGGACCTTGGGCTGGCCACGCTTAAGAACCGGAGCTTTGCCAAATCGGTGATCGGTACGCCGGAATTCATGGCCCCGGAGATGTACGAGGAGCACTACGACGAGGCGGTCGATGTGTACGCCTTCGGGATGTGCATGCTGGAGATGGCCACCAGTGAGTATCCGTACAACGAGTGCAATACGCCGGCGCAGATCTACAAGAAGGTGACGTCCGGAATCAAACCGGCCAGTTTGGATAAGGTGGAGAACCCGGAGGTGAAGGAGATCATCGAACGGTGTATTCACGACAAGAAGGAGGGTCGACCGACTTGCAAAGAACTGCTGAACTGTGAGTTCTTCTGCGAGGACATCGGCGTTCGGTTGGAACCGATATCAAAGGAGAGTTTCATTGCAAATCCGGACAGCACTAGGATGGAGTTTCGACTGAGGATCATGGATCCCAAAAAGCGAGTCAATAAGCATAAGGAAAACGAAGCTATTCAGTTCGATTTCGATACGAAAGTGGACGATGCGGATGAAATTGCCAGTGAAATGCATAAGAGTGGTATTCTAATGGAGGATGACTCGAAAACAGTGGCAAAAATTCTGAAGGTGCAGATCCAAACGTTGTTGAAAGAGAAGGAGGAAAGAGCTAGGCAAATCCAGCTCGAGAAGGAAACCGAGGCATTGCAAAAGCAGGCAATGCTGGCTCAACAGATGTATGCTAGTCAACAAAGTCAGGCGGAAAGTGAGGGACAACCGCTGGAATTGCACGTTCCGCAGATGGTTGGAGGTGTCCCAATTCCACAGCTCCAGCAACAAGTTTACTACCAACCTGCATCGTTGCCGACGTCGCAAGCTCAACAGATCATGTATCAACAACAAATGTCCGCTCCTGTTGGAAATGACCAGATGATGCAGAACTATCAAAACCAGGTTGGTCAATTTCTTAATCAACAACAAGTTattcaacagcaacaacaacagcagccacAGCAACAGTTCCTTAACCAAATTCCTCAGATGCCTCCGCAGATGCAGCAAATCCCGTGTAGTATACCTCAACAAACTCAACCAATTCAACAAACAACAGTCGTGCAGGCAGTTCAGCAGCCCCAACCGCCTCAGCAAGTATTCATAGATGCCCAGCAACAACAGCAGTATATTCAACAAATGCAGCAACAACAAGCCCTGATTCAGCAAATGCAACAACAACAGATTCCTATTCAACAGCCCCAATTTGTGAATCAGATTTCTCAACAACAGCAGCAAGTTATTCAACAACAAATGTTACAGCAGCAATTGCTCCAACAGCAGCAGcttcaacaacaacagcagcagatgCAACAAGTTTCGATTCAGGATCAATTTCCTACGCTCGAACAACAATTACAAGCAGTCCTTCCTATTCATTCACAACAGCCACCTCAACAACTTCCTCCTCAGCAACAACAGCACTATCAACAAACACCAccccaacaacagcagcagccgcAGCAACAACCTCAAATGACCCACGGCCAATCCCTACAGGCCGCGCAAattcaacagcaacagcagcaaatgCACATCCAACAGCAAATCCAAGAACAGATGCAattacagcaacagcagcagcagcaacaacaacaaatggTTGCCAATGGCCCGCAGCAAATCGTGCAACAATCACAACCCGTACAACAACAGCAACCTCCGCAATTCGTAAACCAACCTGTCGTCAATCatgtccagcagcagcagcagcaacaaccacAACAGCAGCAAATTCCCCAACAACAAGTAATTCAAAGTCCCCCTCCTCAGCAAATTCAACAACAGCAGattcagcagcaacaacagcaaattcaacaacagcagcaactccAACAGCAActtcagcaacaacaacaaattcaacaacagcaacaaattcagcagcagcaacagcaacaacagttGCAGCAACAAGCTGCCATTCAGCAACAACTGTTCCAGCAGCAGCAacttcaacagcagcagcaacagcttcCCCCGTCTAAGCCCATTGAGCCCCAAGTCCCCGAACCGGTTCGCTCGGAATCGCTTCCACCCATGCCGACGGAAGTCGTCCAACCAGCGCCTCCCACCCAAGCCCAATCCCTTCCGATCCCAACGCAGCCCATCCCTGCTACCACTCCAGCCCCGGTTCCAGCCACCCAATCCCAATCGTTGCCGACGCCACAACCCACGCAGCAACTGCCGCCTCTAGATCCGGCAGCGGCCGCTCAAGCAGCGGCCATTCCCAAACGATTGACCAACGAGGGTTCCAAGAAGCGGAGGAACTATCGGTCAACCGAGCGCAACCCCAAACTGCAGGTGCTCGGCTTCGAGAACAACATCGTCGAGTGCGAGATGGAGAACCGCCCGAAGACGATCACGTTCAAGTTCGACGCGAACAACGTGAACCCGGTGGAGGTGGCACAGGATTTG GTGTCCAAAGACCTTCTAACGGAGGCGCAGAGTGTGGTGTTCATCGAGATGGTGCGTGACATCTTGCGGCAACTGAAGGAAAATCCCAACCAGCTGCCGGTGGCGTCGCAATGCTGCCGTCGAAACACCGAGAAG
- the LOC109424682 gene encoding serine/threonine-protein kinase Wnk isoform X2 (The sequence of the model RefSeq protein was modified relative to this genomic sequence to represent the inferred CDS: added 159 bases not found in genome assembly): protein MGATKRACFSRSNSAQPAPSVNSHDTPQSTRTSANPNNNNRLRRLRSASTQSSSATNLNSINNNSNSNQNSGSGANLNNSRHPPNRHRTSGATGTSPAANTGGIISRLVDSSSHAAASAATTTTTTGSNNNRGSPGEKKPPLSTSAAAASNNNNNGKNDNDKMDERRQSQPKTPTKGPQRESTPVRKKPIIHGGGGGGSTDQQQPPPSSRSDSVEDPESPRKRSPPVGDSEPPGGGEPPSSPDKEGLRPDMEPKPRTKALTNDSGIDGEHPPHATDDELLEENHRDELSGPVVERRRLNSAMETSTTDGGSLLRKRLDSCESDSSLGRSNLRFIRKSLENTLAVAYSKNFIDNDTIETEYPRNYDDNIELLSREAENLAMQFKPSEEKLVQYGPIFDLEKFEEQRKQQKKEDDEDEAIGISPCGRFLKYDKEVGRGSFKTVYRGLDTQTGVAVAWCELLDKKVNKIERARFREEAEMLKKLQHPNIVRFYNYWESPPTAGNKKKNIVLVTELMLSGTLKSYLRRFKKINPKVLKSWCRQILKGLHFLHSRAPPIIHRDLKCDNIFITGTTGSVKIGDLGLATLKNRSFAKSVIGTPEFMAPEMYEEHYDEAVDVYAFGMCMLEMATSEYPYNECNTPAQIYKKVTSGIKPASLDKVENPEVKEIIERCIHDKKEGRPTCKELLNCEFFCEDIGVRLEPISKESFIANPDSTRMEFRLRIMDPKKRVNKHKENEAIQFDFDTKVDDADEIASEMHKSGILMEDDSKTVAKILKVQIQTLLKEKEERARQIQLEKETEALQKQAMLAQQMYASQQSQAESEGQPLELHVPQMVGGVPIPQLQQQVYYQPASLPTSQAQQIMYQQQMSAPVGNDQMMQNYQNQVGQFLNQQQVIQQQQQQQPQQQFLNQIPQMPPQMQQIPCSIPQQTQPIQQTTVVQAVQQPQPPQQVFIDAQQQQQYIQQMQQQQALIQQMQQQQIPIQQPQFVNQISQQQQQVIQQQMLQQQLLQQQQLQQQQQQMQQVSIQDQFPTLEQQLQAVLPIHSQQPPQQLPPQQQQHYQQTPPQQQQQPQQQPQMTHGQSLQAAQIQQQQQQMHIQQQIQEQMQLQQQQQQQQQQMVANGPQQIVQQSQPVQQQQPPQFVNQPVVNHVQQQQQQQPQQQQIPQQQVIQSPPPQQIQQQQIQQQQQQIQQQQQLQQQLQQQQQIQQQQQIQQQQQQQQLQQQAAIQQQLFQQQQLQQQQQQLPPSKPIEPQVPEPVRSESLPPMPTEVVQPAPPTQAQSLPIPTQPIPATTPAPVPATQSQSLPTPQPTQQLPPLDPAAAAQAAAIPKRLTNEGSKKRRNYRSTERNPKLQVLGFENNIVECEMENRPKTITFKFDANNVNPVEVAQDLVSKDLLTEAQSVVFIEMVRDILRQLKENPNQLPVASQCCRRNTEKRDETSSTGSNFXAHVRSDDHRSAGTGHRRIQHYEFIGFFVXXVXAXTRSHRR, encoded by the exons CAATTCAGCCCAACCAGCGCCGTCTGTAAACAGTCACGACACACCGCAGAGCACACGAACTTCGGCGAATCCCAACAACAACAATCGCCTGCGAAGACTGCGTTCTGCAAGTACTCAGTCGAGTTCGGCAACCAACTTGAACAgcatcaacaacaacagcaacagcaaccaAAACTCTGGCTCCGGTGCCAACTTGAACAACAGCCGGCATCCCCCTAATCGCCATCGGACATCAGGAGCCACCGGGACAAGCCCTGCAGCAAACACGGGTGGGATAATCTCAAGACTGGTCGACAGTAGTAGCCACGCAGCCGCATcagccgcgacgacgacgacgacaaccggAAGCAACAATAACCGTGGGTCACCGGGTGAGAAGAAACCGCCTCTCTCCACCTCTGCCGCCGCCGCctccaacaataacaacaacggcAAAAACGACAATGACAAGATGGATGAGAGAAGACAATCGCAACCGAAAACGCCAACCAAAGGCCCACAGCGTGAATCTACCCCCGTTCGGAAGAAGCCCATCATCcacggcggtggtggtggtggtagtaCCGATCAGCAGCAGCCGCCGCCCTCGTCACGGTCCGACAGTGTTGAAGATCCGGAGTCGCCCAGGAAAAGAAGTCCTCCCGTGGGGGATTCGGAACCACCGGGCGGCGGCGAGCCGCCGTCATCGCCGGATAAGGAGGGCCTTCGACCGGATATGGAACCGAAACCTCGAACCAAGGCACTTACCAACGATTCCGGGATAGACGGGGAACATCCTCCGCACGCCACCGACGACGAGCTGCTGGAGGAGAACCACCGGGACGAGTTGTCCGGGCCGGTTGTCGAGCGGAGACGGTTGAA TTCGGCGATGGAAACGAGCACCACGGACGGGGGCAGCCTGCTGCGCAAGCGGCTGGACTCGTGCGAATCGGACAGCTCGCTGGGCCGCTCCAATCTGCGCTTCATTCGCAAGAGTCTGGAAAACACGCTGGCCGTTGCTTACTCGAAGAACTTCATCGACAACGATACCATCGAGACGGAGTATCCGCGCAACTACGATGACAACATCGAGCTGCTGAGTCGCGAAGCGGAGAACCTGGCGATGCAGTTCAAACCGTCCGAGGAGAAACTGGTACAGTATGGGCCCATATTCGATTTAGAAAAGTTCGAGGAGCAGCGAAAGCAGCAGAAGAAGGAAGACGACGAGGACGAAGCGATCGGCATATCGCCGTGTGGTCGATTCCTGAAGTACGATAAGGAAGTTGGTAGAGGTTCGTTCAAGACGGTTTACCGTGGATTGGACACGCAGACCGGCGTGGCGGTGGCGTGGTGTGAGTTGTTG GACAAAAAAGTGAATAAAATCGAGCGCGCCCGGTTCCGCGAAGAGGCGGAAATGTTGAAAAAGCTGCAACATCCGAATATTGTGCGATTTTACAACTACTGGGAATCGCCACCGACCGCTGGCAACAAGAAAAAGAATATCGTTCTTGTGACGGAATTGATGCTTTCCGGCACCTTGAAATC CTACTTGCGTCGCTTCAAGAAGATCAACCCGAAAGTGCTCAAGTCCTGGTGCCGGCAGATTCTCAAGGGGTTGCACTTTCTGCACTCGCGTGCCCCGCCCATCATCCATCGTGATCTGAAATGTGATAATATATTTATAACCGGTACGACAGGGAGTGTGAAGATAGGGGACCTTGGGCTGGCCACGCTTAAGAACCGGAGCTTTGCCAAATCGGTGATCGGTACGCCGGAATTCATGGCCCCGGAGATGTACGAGGAGCACTACGACGAGGCGGTCGATGTGTACGCCTTCGGGATGTGCATGCTGGAGATGGCCACCAGTGAGTATCCGTACAACGAGTGCAATACGCCGGCGCAGATCTACAAGAAGGTGACGTCCGGAATCAAACCGGCCAGTTTGGATAAGGTGGAGAACCCGGAGGTGAAGGAGATCATCGAACGGTGTATTCACGACAAGAAGGAGGGTCGACCGACTTGCAAAGAACTGCTGAACTGTGAGTTCTTCTGCGAGGACATCGGCGTTCGGTTGGAACCGATATCAAAGGAGAGTTTCATTGCAAATCCGGACAGCACTAGGATGGAGTTTCGACTGAGGATCATGGATCCCAAAAAGCGAGTCAATAAGCATAAGGAAAACGAAGCTATTCAGTTCGATTTCGATACGAAAGTGGACGATGCGGATGAAATTGCCAGTGAAATGCATAAGAGTGGTATTCTAATGGAGGATGACTCGAAAACAGTGGCAAAAATTCTGAAGGTGCAGATCCAAACGTTGTTGAAAGAGAAGGAGGAAAGAGCTAGGCAAATCCAGCTCGAGAAGGAAACCGAGGCATTGCAAAAGCAGGCAATGCTGGCTCAACAGATGTATGCTAGTCAACAAAGTCAGGCGGAAAGTGAGGGACAACCGCTGGAATTGCACGTTCCGCAGATGGTTGGAGGTGTCCCAATTCCACAGCTCCAGCAACAAGTTTACTACCAACCTGCATCGTTGCCGACGTCGCAAGCTCAACAGATCATGTATCAACAACAAATGTCCGCTCCTGTTGGAAATGACCAGATGATGCAGAACTATCAAAACCAGGTTGGTCAATTTCTTAATCAACAACAAGTTattcaacagcaacaacaacagcagccacAGCAACAGTTCCTTAACCAAATTCCTCAGATGCCTCCGCAGATGCAGCAAATCCCGTGTAGTATACCTCAACAAACTCAACCAATTCAACAAACAACAGTCGTGCAGGCAGTTCAGCAGCCCCAACCGCCTCAGCAAGTATTCATAGATGCCCAGCAACAACAGCAGTATATTCAACAAATGCAGCAACAACAAGCCCTGATTCAGCAAATGCAACAACAACAGATTCCTATTCAACAGCCCCAATTTGTGAATCAGATTTCTCAACAACAGCAGCAAGTTATTCAACAACAAATGTTACAGCAGCAATTGCTCCAACAGCAGCAGcttcaacaacaacagcagcagatgCAACAAGTTTCGATTCAGGATCAATTTCCTACGCTCGAACAACAATTACAAGCAGTCCTTCCTATTCATTCACAACAGCCACCTCAACAACTTCCTCCTCAGCAACAACAGCACTATCAACAAACACCAccccaacaacagcagcagccgcAGCAACAACCTCAAATGACCCACGGCCAATCCCTACAGGCCGCGCAAattcaacagcaacagcagcaaatgCACATCCAACAGCAAATCCAAGAACAGATGCAattacagcaacagcagcagcagcaacaacaacaaatggTTGCCAATGGCCCGCAGCAAATCGTGCAACAATCACAACCCGTACAACAACAGCAACCTCCGCAATTCGTAAACCAACCTGTCGTCAATCatgtccagcagcagcagcagcaacaaccacAACAGCAGCAAATTCCCCAACAACAAGTAATTCAAAGTCCCCCTCCTCAGCAAATTCAACAACAGCAGattcagcagcaacaacagcaaattcaacaacagcagcaactccAACAGCAActtcagcaacaacaacaaattcaacaacagcaacaaattcagcagcagcaacagcaacaacagttGCAGCAACAAGCTGCCATTCAGCAACAACTGTTCCAGCAGCAGCAacttcaacagcagcagcaacagcttcCCCCGTCTAAGCCCATTGAGCCCCAAGTCCCCGAACCGGTTCGCTCGGAATCGCTTCCACCCATGCCGACGGAAGTCGTCCAACCAGCGCCTCCCACCCAAGCCCAATCCCTTCCGATCCCAACGCAGCCCATCCCTGCTACCACTCCAGCCCCGGTTCCAGCCACCCAATCCCAATCGTTGCCGACGCCACAACCCACGCAGCAACTGCCGCCTCTAGATCCGGCAGCGGCCGCTCAAGCAGCGGCCATTCCCAAACGATTGACCAACGAGGGTTCCAAGAAGCGGAGGAACTATCGGTCAACCGAGCGCAACCCCAAACTGCAGGTGCTCGGCTTCGAGAACAACATCGTCGAGTGCGAGATGGAGAACCGCCCGAAGACGATCACGTTCAAGTTCGACGCGAACAACGTGAACCCGGTGGAGGTGGCACAGGATTTG GTGTCCAAAGACCTTCTAACGGAGGCGCAGAGTGTGGTGTTCATCGAGATGGTGCGTGACATCTTGCGGCAACTGAAGGAAAATCCCAACCAGCTGCCGGTGGCGTCGCAATGCTGCCGTCGAAACACCGAGAAG